A DNA window from Pseudomonas resinovorans NBRC 106553 contains the following coding sequences:
- a CDS encoding glutathione peroxidase, whose product MNALPALSLSLSLSLLVLFGGQVLAAECPTLLQHELPKLRSKETIDLCQRFAGKPLVIVNTASHCGFTPQFKGLEALYKRYQDQGLEVLGVPSDDFKQEAATSEETATVCYVNYGVTFAMTQPQHVTGDKATPLYKELIAQSGQSPRWNFYKYVVDRQGKVIAHFSSLTKPDDPDLLKAVEQALDSKP is encoded by the coding sequence ATGAACGCCTTGCCCGCCCTGTCACTGTCACTGTCACTGTCGCTGCTCGTCCTGTTCGGTGGCCAGGTCCTGGCCGCCGAGTGCCCGACGCTGCTGCAGCACGAGCTGCCCAAGCTGCGCTCCAAGGAAACCATCGACCTCTGCCAGCGCTTCGCCGGCAAACCCCTGGTGATCGTCAATACCGCCAGCCATTGCGGTTTCACCCCGCAGTTCAAGGGGCTGGAAGCGCTCTACAAGCGCTATCAGGACCAGGGGTTGGAAGTACTGGGCGTGCCCTCCGACGACTTCAAGCAGGAAGCCGCCACCAGCGAGGAAACCGCCACGGTCTGCTACGTCAATTACGGCGTGACCTTCGCCATGACCCAGCCGCAACACGTCACCGGTGACAAGGCCACGCCGCTCTACAAGGAACTGATCGCCCAGTCCGGTCAGTCCCCGCGCTGGAACTTCTACAAGTACGTGGTGGATCGCCAGGGCAAGGTGATTGCTCATTTCTCCAGCCTGACCAAGCCGGATGACCCAGACCTGCTGAAGGCTGTGGAGCAGGCTCTGGACAGCAAGCCTTAG
- a CDS encoding Wzz/FepE/Etk N-terminal domain-containing protein codes for MNAPIAYAQRNPDEIDILELVKDLWRQKVLILGFALLAAVLGVIYALTATPQYKVQSVLRPASLKDLDQLNESRLYSLTPKAALKRVGEALESYGLKLQFLQEHPDLVVQLRGESESMDQLLDRLNRDGFTALRPDPKKPSAPFEGVSLTYPAGVDGVALVNGLVAAAMTQEQQRIQDDFEVLRGNRLSQLQSAIAAERARYVAGKESRIANLLEANDLEKRLLQDELKVLRQKLQVRRQNRIKQLDEAIQIAAELGIVKPTTPSALGESAREGQGSVMRTEVNNQQIPLYFMGTDTLKAERAALQSRRSDEFTEPRIADIQAKLSLLANNREVEVLKQRENEDLFFKDLVKLRGEQARLENLKVDFSRLQLVHIDQVATTPLRPIAPRKSLIVVVALVLGLMLGGFIALVRSIVRRSRHPVDAVRELPVYS; via the coding sequence ATGAACGCCCCTATTGCCTACGCTCAGCGCAACCCCGACGAGATCGATATCCTGGAATTGGTCAAGGACCTCTGGCGTCAGAAGGTTCTGATATTGGGGTTCGCCTTGCTGGCTGCCGTGCTAGGGGTGATCTACGCCCTGACCGCCACGCCGCAGTACAAGGTGCAGAGCGTTCTGCGGCCAGCATCACTCAAGGACCTCGACCAGTTGAATGAGTCTCGTCTCTACTCATTGACGCCGAAAGCGGCGTTGAAGAGGGTGGGGGAGGCATTGGAGTCCTATGGCCTGAAGTTGCAGTTCCTGCAGGAGCATCCGGATCTCGTCGTCCAGTTGCGAGGGGAGTCTGAGTCCATGGACCAGCTGTTGGATCGCTTGAACCGCGATGGCTTCACCGCGCTGCGCCCGGATCCAAAAAAGCCGTCCGCTCCCTTCGAAGGTGTCAGTCTTACCTATCCGGCAGGCGTTGATGGCGTGGCCTTGGTCAATGGCCTGGTCGCTGCGGCAATGACCCAGGAACAGCAGCGGATCCAGGATGATTTCGAGGTCCTGCGGGGTAACCGTCTGTCTCAACTGCAAAGTGCGATCGCGGCGGAACGCGCCCGTTATGTGGCCGGCAAGGAATCGCGTATCGCCAATCTGCTGGAAGCCAACGACCTGGAGAAACGCCTGCTTCAGGATGAGCTGAAAGTGTTGCGGCAGAAGCTGCAGGTCCGCCGACAGAACCGTATCAAGCAGCTGGACGAGGCGATCCAGATCGCCGCTGAGCTGGGCATCGTCAAGCCGACTACGCCCTCCGCGCTGGGTGAAAGCGCCCGGGAAGGGCAGGGCAGCGTGATGCGTACCGAGGTCAACAATCAGCAGATTCCGCTGTACTTCATGGGTACCGATACCCTCAAGGCCGAGCGCGCCGCGCTGCAGTCCCGTCGTTCCGATGAGTTCACCGAGCCGCGCATCGCGGATATCCAGGCCAAGCTCAGCCTGCTGGCGAACAACCGTGAGGTGGAGGTACTCAAGCAGCGCGAGAACGAGGACCTGTTCTTCAAGGACCTGGTCAAACTCCGTGGCGAGCAGGCGCGCCTGGAAAACCTGAAGGTCGATTTCTCCCGCTTGCAGTTGGTGCACATCGACCAGGTGGCGACCACGCCGCTGCGACCGATTGCACCGCGCAAGTCTCTGATCGTGGTGGTGGCCTTGGTGCTGGGCCTGATGCTGGGTGGTTTCATCGCCCTGGTTCGTAGCATCGTACGACGTTCCCGGCATCCTGTGGACGCGGTGCGCGAGCTGCCGGTCTATTCCTGA
- a CDS encoding ISL3 family transposase gives MNPIDLAAFWPGYDVVACCQSDHHTLLISLEPQAERLPECGRCRQPCPLVHERRIRQVRERDLLDQRVVLQLPVRRVDCLTCGRITEHIDWLAPTSRLTQRLRVWLEGLLQLLPISHVSRLTGLHWHTLKTLDKRRLEAAVGTFEPGEVRRLVMDEFALHKGHRYATVIMDAERTRVLWVGHGNSREAIRPFFELLGEHCQQIEAVAMDMNTAFDLEVKRHCPQAEVVYDLFHMVARYGRDVIDRIRVDQANRLREDKPARKVVKQSRWLLLRNRENLKDGQAVQLQELLAANQPLATAYVLKDALKEIWYAPSVQDGWRRWRTWLRHARDSGLAPLQRFARNLRKYARGILASARFPLHTSVLEGVNNRIKVIKRMAYGFRDSAYFFLKIKAAFPGKAR, from the coding sequence GTGAATCCTATTGATCTTGCCGCTTTCTGGCCAGGCTACGACGTCGTCGCCTGCTGCCAATCCGATCACCACACCCTGTTGATCAGCCTGGAGCCCCAAGCCGAGCGTCTACCGGAGTGTGGTCGCTGCCGCCAGCCCTGCCCGTTGGTCCATGAGCGGCGCATCCGTCAGGTGCGCGAGCGCGACTTGCTGGACCAGCGGGTGGTGCTCCAGCTGCCCGTGCGCCGTGTCGACTGCCTCACCTGCGGGCGCATCACGGAGCACATTGACTGGTTGGCGCCGACCTCCCGCTTGACCCAGCGCTTGCGGGTCTGGCTCGAAGGCTTGCTGCAGCTGCTGCCGATCAGCCACGTCAGCCGCCTCACCGGCCTGCACTGGCACACCCTCAAGACGCTCGACAAGCGCCGCCTCGAGGCGGCCGTGGGGACCTTTGAGCCCGGTGAGGTGCGGCGGCTGGTGATGGACGAGTTCGCCCTGCACAAGGGCCATCGCTACGCCACGGTGATCATGGATGCCGAGCGCACGCGGGTGTTGTGGGTCGGCCACGGTAATAGCCGTGAGGCGATCCGCCCGTTCTTCGAATTGCTCGGGGAGCACTGCCAGCAGATCGAGGCGGTGGCCATGGACATGAACACCGCCTTCGACCTCGAGGTGAAACGGCATTGCCCGCAGGCCGAGGTGGTGTACGACCTGTTCCACATGGTGGCGCGCTACGGCCGGGACGTGATCGACCGGATCCGGGTCGACCAGGCCAACCGCCTGCGCGAAGACAAACCGGCGCGCAAGGTGGTCAAGCAGAGCCGCTGGCTGCTGCTGCGCAATCGCGAAAACCTCAAGGACGGACAGGCCGTGCAGTTGCAGGAATTGCTCGCGGCCAACCAGCCACTGGCCACGGCCTACGTGCTCAAGGATGCATTAAAGGAAATCTGGTACGCCCCCAGTGTGCAGGACGGCTGGCGGCGCTGGCGTACCTGGCTGCGGCACGCCCGGGACAGCGGCCTCGCGCCGCTGCAACGCTTTGCCCGCAACCTGCGCAAGTACGCCCGGGGCATCCTCGCCAGCGCCCGCTTCCCCCTGCACACCAGTGTCCTGGAGGGCGTGAACAACCGCATCAAGGTGATCAAGCGCATGGCCTATGGCTTCCGCGACTCGGCCTACTTCTTCCTGAAAATCAAGGCCGCCTTCCCCGGGAAAGCGCGATGA
- a CDS encoding OmpP1/FadL family transporter: MISRVFKTALALAVSAASSYSLASGFALNEQSISGMGTAFAGRSSSADDATTVFGNPAGMARLKREQVSVGAAVIFAKTDIDDARSTFGGTNDGDMVPTVGVPMGYYVKPIDDKWAVGFGMYVPFGLMTDYEGSFAGRYFGNKSEVQVITLQPTVSYRINDQLSVGFGPTINRIEGELTSAVLNPLSPGSNDGKVKVKGDDTALGFNAGVLFELDARTRFGLTYHSKVDYTLRGDTTVSGSGFVLGSSAGKYDASLDLETPESVDFSVTHDLNDAWTLYAGSTWTRWSRLEEIRVENKGVGGLLGPALGTIVEEQDWHDTWSYAVGAAYKLNPQWTLRAGLAYDQTPTRNEFRSPRIPSDDRKIFSLGAAWSPNDDMTIDVAYSYLKEEDAKIDQVSASKGAYQATFQNSAHGLGAQLTYRF; encoded by the coding sequence GTGATAAGCAGAGTCTTCAAGACCGCCCTCGCCCTCGCCGTCAGCGCCGCTTCCAGCTATAGCCTGGCCTCCGGCTTCGCGCTCAATGAGCAGAGCATCAGCGGCATGGGTACCGCCTTCGCCGGTCGTTCGTCCTCCGCCGACGACGCCACCACCGTATTCGGCAACCCCGCCGGCATGGCGCGCCTCAAGCGCGAGCAGGTCAGCGTCGGCGCTGCAGTGATCTTCGCCAAGACCGACATCGACGATGCCCGCAGCACCTTCGGCGGCACCAACGACGGCGACATGGTCCCCACCGTGGGCGTGCCCATGGGCTACTACGTCAAGCCGATCGATGACAAATGGGCGGTCGGCTTCGGCATGTACGTACCCTTCGGCCTGATGACCGACTACGAAGGCAGCTTCGCCGGCCGCTACTTCGGCAACAAGAGCGAGGTGCAGGTGATCACCCTGCAGCCCACCGTCAGCTACCGCATCAACGATCAGCTGTCGGTCGGCTTCGGCCCCACCATCAACCGCATCGAGGGCGAACTGACCTCCGCCGTGCTCAACCCGCTCTCCCCTGGCAGCAACGACGGCAAGGTCAAGGTCAAGGGCGACGACACCGCCCTGGGCTTCAACGCCGGCGTGCTCTTCGAGCTGGACGCCCGCACCCGCTTCGGCCTGACCTACCACTCCAAGGTGGACTACACCCTGCGCGGCGACACCACGGTGTCCGGCAGCGGCTTCGTGCTGGGCAGCTCTGCGGGCAAGTATGATGCCTCTCTTGACCTGGAAACCCCGGAATCCGTGGACTTCTCGGTCACCCACGACCTGAACGATGCCTGGACCCTCTACGCCGGCAGCACCTGGACCCGCTGGAGCCGCCTGGAAGAGATCCGGGTGGAAAACAAGGGCGTGGGCGGCCTGCTCGGCCCGGCCCTTGGCACCATCGTCGAAGAACAGGACTGGCACGACACCTGGTCCTACGCCGTGGGTGCCGCGTACAAGCTGAACCCGCAATGGACCCTGCGCGCCGGCCTGGCCTACGACCAGACGCCGACACGCAACGAATTCCGCTCGCCGCGCATCCCCAGCGACGACCGCAAGATCTTCAGCCTGGGCGCCGCCTGGAGCCCCAACGACGACATGACCATCGACGTCGCCTACTCCTACCTCAAGGAGGAAGACGCCAAGATCGATCAGGTCAGCGCTAGCAAGGGTGCCTATCAGGCGACCTTCCAGAACAGCGCCCATGGCCTTGGCGCCCAGTTGACCTATCGCTTCTGA
- a CDS encoding sulfurtransferase yields MSLAQLISPAQLSARQDEPGLVILDCRFSLDDPAYGQRSYAESHIPKARFADLEQDLSGPVTRGVTGRHPLPDPATLAGRLRDWGIDADSSIVLYDDGPGAFAARAWWLLAWLGKREGVFLLDGGLKAWRDAGLPLTAVTPAVQPGRFAGQPDDSLLVDADSLQQRLGNAGLTLLDARALPRFKGEVEPIDPVAGHIPGAQCAAFTDNLGSDGRFLPADALRQRFAAMLGERPLDELVAYCGSGVTACHNLFALSLAGYPLARLYAGSWSEWITNPARPLAKGE; encoded by the coding sequence ATGTCGCTCGCGCAACTCATCAGCCCTGCCCAACTCAGTGCCCGCCAGGATGAACCGGGCCTGGTCATCCTCGACTGCCGCTTCTCCCTCGACGACCCGGCCTACGGCCAGCGCAGCTATGCCGAGAGCCACATTCCCAAGGCCCGCTTCGCCGACCTGGAGCAGGACCTTTCCGGTCCGGTGACCCGTGGCGTGACCGGCCGCCACCCGCTGCCGGACCCGGCGACGCTGGCCGGACGGCTGCGCGACTGGGGCATCGACGCGGACAGCAGCATCGTCCTCTACGACGACGGTCCCGGCGCCTTCGCCGCCCGCGCCTGGTGGTTGCTGGCCTGGCTGGGCAAGCGTGAGGGGGTGTTCCTGCTCGATGGTGGCCTCAAGGCCTGGCGCGATGCCGGCCTGCCGCTGACCGCCGTGACCCCGGCGGTGCAGCCGGGGCGTTTCGCGGGCCAGCCCGATGACAGCCTGCTGGTGGACGCCGACAGCCTCCAGCAACGCCTGGGCAACGCCGGCCTGACCCTGCTGGACGCCCGTGCCCTGCCGCGCTTCAAGGGCGAAGTGGAGCCCATCGACCCGGTGGCCGGGCATATTCCCGGCGCCCAGTGCGCGGCCTTCACCGACAACCTGGGAAGCGATGGCCGCTTCCTGCCGGCCGACGCCCTGAGGCAGCGCTTCGCCGCCATGCTCGGCGAGCGCCCGCTGGATGAGCTGGTGGCCTACTGCGGTTCGGGCGTCACCGCCTGCCACAATCTCTTCGCCCTGAGCCTCGCTGGATACCCCCTGGCACGGCTCTACGCCGGCTCCTGGAGCGAATGGATCACCAACCCGGCAAGGCCCCTGGCCAAGGGCGAATAA
- the metC gene encoding cystathionine beta-lyase, whose product MDDRKLHPETLLAHEGRERGRIGGTVNTPVYRASTLLFPSVESLQAQNGTLNTYGRHGNPTTRSLESALAELEGAYGAMLTPSGLSALTTALLATLKPGDHLLMTDSVYDPTRAFCDETLKRFGIETSYYDPLIGEGIAALIRPNTRVVFLESPGSLTFEVQDVPAIAAVAHAHGALVMLDNTWGTPVHFPSFKHGVDISIHAATKYIVGHSDVLMGVILTTEALFPQVRGFYKQLGLSVSADDAYLALRGLRTLSTRLERHQRNAEKIAQWLAEQPEVERILYPALPDAPGHAQWKRDFSGACGLFGVVFKALPEQAMRAMLDGMQLFGMGFSWGGFESLILLTNPSAHRSATTWKAEGPLVRLHIGLEHPDDLIADLEDGFRRLRAACR is encoded by the coding sequence GTGGACGACCGCAAGCTGCACCCAGAAACCCTGCTGGCCCATGAAGGCCGTGAACGTGGCCGGATTGGCGGCACCGTGAACACCCCGGTGTACCGTGCCTCCACCCTGCTCTTCCCCAGCGTGGAATCCCTGCAGGCGCAGAACGGCACCCTCAACACCTATGGCCGCCACGGCAATCCCACCACCCGCTCGCTGGAGAGCGCCCTGGCCGAGCTGGAAGGCGCCTACGGCGCCATGCTCACCCCCAGTGGCCTGAGCGCGCTGACCACCGCCCTGCTGGCCACGCTCAAGCCCGGCGACCACCTGCTGATGACCGACTCGGTCTACGACCCGACCCGCGCCTTCTGCGATGAAACCCTGAAGCGTTTCGGCATCGAGACCAGCTATTACGACCCGCTGATCGGCGAAGGCATCGCCGCGCTGATCCGCCCCAACACCCGCGTGGTGTTCCTCGAGTCCCCCGGCTCGCTGACCTTCGAGGTGCAGGACGTGCCCGCCATCGCCGCGGTCGCCCATGCCCACGGCGCGCTGGTAATGCTCGACAACACCTGGGGCACGCCGGTGCACTTCCCCTCCTTCAAGCACGGCGTGGACATCTCCATCCATGCCGCCACCAAGTACATCGTCGGCCACTCCGACGTGCTGATGGGTGTGATCCTCACCACCGAGGCGCTCTTCCCTCAGGTCCGAGGTTTCTACAAGCAGCTCGGCCTGTCGGTCAGCGCCGACGACGCCTACTTGGCGCTGCGCGGCCTGCGCACACTCTCCACACGCCTGGAGCGGCACCAGCGCAACGCGGAGAAGATCGCCCAGTGGCTGGCCGAGCAACCGGAAGTGGAGCGGATCCTCTACCCCGCCCTGCCCGACGCCCCCGGCCACGCCCAGTGGAAACGCGACTTCAGCGGCGCCTGCGGCCTGTTCGGCGTGGTCTTCAAGGCACTGCCCGAGCAGGCCATGCGCGCCATGCTCGACGGCATGCAGCTGTTCGGCATGGGCTTCAGCTGGGGCGGCTTCGAAAGCCTGATCCTGCTGACCAACCCCAGCGCCCACCGCAGCGCCACCACCTGGAAAGCCGAGGGGCCGCTGGTGCGCCTGCACATCGGCCTGGAGCACCCGGACGACCTGATCGCCGACCTCGAGGACGGTTTCCGCCGCCTCCGCGCTGCCTGCCGCTGA
- a CDS encoding Lrp/AsnC family transcriptional regulator, which produces MDKKDLQIIALLQQDASISLAELAEAVNLSATPCWRRLQKLREDGVITRQVALCDAERLKLGVTVFVTIRTSRHSDDWTRQFVEGTRDIPEIVEIYRMTGDVDYLLKIVVPDIKGYDAVYKRLIRVADLSDVSSGFAMEVIKHTTALPLDHLIQAGES; this is translated from the coding sequence ATGGACAAGAAAGACCTGCAGATCATCGCCCTCCTGCAGCAGGACGCCTCCATCTCCCTGGCGGAGCTGGCCGAGGCGGTGAACCTGTCCGCCACCCCCTGCTGGCGGCGCCTGCAGAAATTGCGCGAGGACGGCGTGATCACCCGCCAGGTGGCGCTGTGCGACGCCGAGCGGCTGAAGCTCGGGGTCACGGTGTTCGTCACCATCCGCACCAGCCGCCACAGCGACGACTGGACCCGGCAGTTCGTCGAAGGCACCCGGGACATTCCGGAAATCGTCGAGATCTACCGCATGACCGGCGACGTCGACTACCTGCTGAAGATCGTGGTGCCGGACATCAAGGGCTACGACGCGGTGTACAAGCGCCTGATCCGTGTCGCCGACCTGTCCGATGTCAGTTCCGGCTTCGCCATGGAAGTGATCAAGCACACCACGGCGCTGCCGCTGGATCACCTGATACAGGCTGGAGAGTCATGA
- a CDS encoding 1-acyl-sn-glycerol-3-phosphate acyltransferase yields the protein MPGLHLLNEPASLIRRIGVILGTLLVVFYYCCLVLLRAPLGRLDRARVDHYTRAMSRLLLRLVRMDLSVHGQLPDFNDGRRYLILCSHSSHYDIPASFVALPGSIRMLAKKELFRIPFLGAAMRAAEFPSIDRHNRRQALDDLASARRMMESGIVLWAAPEGTRSADGRLLKFKKGCFHLALDTDAVIVPVSIRGIHRVLPARSFRLNLGQRVELHVGEPIDAGRYSAEQLAELMAETRGRMQELLGHEAAQVVAAKPREALA from the coding sequence ATGCCTGGCCTGCACCTGCTGAACGAACCTGCCTCGCTGATCCGCCGCATCGGCGTGATCCTGGGGACCCTGCTGGTGGTCTTCTACTATTGCTGCCTGGTGCTGCTGCGTGCACCGCTGGGGCGACTCGACCGTGCGCGGGTCGACCACTACACCCGCGCCATGTCGCGGCTGTTGCTGCGCCTGGTGCGCATGGACCTGTCCGTGCACGGGCAATTGCCCGATTTCAACGATGGCCGCCGCTACCTGATCCTCTGCAGCCATTCCAGCCACTACGACATCCCGGCCAGCTTCGTCGCCCTGCCGGGCTCGATCCGCATGCTGGCGAAGAAGGAGCTGTTCCGGATTCCCTTCCTCGGCGCAGCCATGCGCGCGGCGGAGTTCCCGTCCATCGACCGGCACAACCGCCGGCAGGCGCTGGACGACCTGGCGAGCGCCCGGCGCATGATGGAAAGCGGCATCGTCCTCTGGGCGGCGCCCGAAGGCACCCGCTCCGCTGACGGGCGTCTGCTGAAGTTCAAGAAGGGCTGCTTCCACCTGGCCCTGGATACCGATGCGGTGATAGTCCCGGTGTCCATCCGCGGCATCCACCGCGTGCTGCCGGCCCGCAGCTTTCGCCTGAACCTGGGGCAGCGGGTGGAACTGCATGTGGGCGAACCCATCGATGCCGGTCGCTACAGCGCCGAACAGCTCGCCGAGCTGATGGCCGAGACCCGTGGGCGCATGCAGGAATTGCTGGGGCATGAAGCGGCGCAAGTGGTGGCGGCGAAGCCGCGCGAAGCACTGGCCTGA
- a CDS encoding SMP-30/gluconolactonase/LRE family protein codes for MKKLLSVFALVLVALTVYLAVTPSPIDPLAWQAPKAPAMTGVLEPNDTLMKAELIAQGQVHGPEDTAVDAQGRLYAGLHDGRIVRIGENGQVETFAETGGRPLGMDFDAAGNLIVGDAYKGLLRIDPQGKITVLASEAEGVPFRFTDDLDIAQDGRIYFTDASSRFEQPDYLLDLLEARPHGRLMRFDPLTGKTEVLLKDLYFANGVALSANEDFVLVNETYRYRISRYWLSGEKAGTHDVFIDNLPGLPDNLQGDHQGNFWVALPTPRKADADFLHTQPWLKAQMAKLPRMFWPKAVPYGLVIQLNEQGEIVHSLHDTSGTHLRMITSAKPVGDYLYFGSLDNDRIGKLKIR; via the coding sequence ATGAAGAAACTGCTGAGCGTTTTCGCTCTGGTGCTCGTCGCGCTGACGGTCTACCTCGCCGTCACCCCCTCCCCCATCGATCCGCTGGCCTGGCAGGCGCCGAAGGCCCCGGCCATGACCGGCGTGCTGGAACCCAACGACACCCTGATGAAGGCCGAGCTGATCGCCCAGGGTCAGGTCCACGGGCCGGAAGACACCGCCGTCGACGCCCAGGGCCGCCTCTATGCCGGCCTGCACGACGGCCGCATCGTGCGCATCGGCGAGAACGGCCAGGTGGAAACCTTCGCCGAAACCGGCGGCCGCCCGCTGGGCATGGACTTCGACGCAGCCGGCAACCTGATCGTCGGCGACGCCTACAAGGGCCTGCTGCGCATCGACCCGCAGGGCAAGATCACGGTGCTCGCCAGCGAAGCCGAGGGCGTGCCCTTCCGCTTCACCGACGACCTGGATATCGCCCAGGACGGACGCATCTACTTCACCGACGCGTCGAGCCGCTTCGAGCAGCCGGACTACCTGCTGGACCTGCTGGAGGCCCGGCCCCATGGCCGCCTGATGCGCTTCGACCCGCTCACCGGCAAGACCGAGGTGCTGCTCAAGGACCTCTACTTCGCCAACGGCGTGGCGCTGTCGGCCAACGAGGACTTCGTGCTGGTCAACGAGACCTACCGCTACCGCATCAGCCGCTACTGGCTGAGCGGTGAAAAGGCCGGTACCCATGACGTGTTCATCGACAACCTGCCGGGGCTGCCGGACAACCTCCAGGGCGACCACCAGGGCAACTTCTGGGTTGCCCTGCCGACGCCGCGCAAGGCCGATGCCGACTTCCTCCACACCCAGCCCTGGCTCAAAGCGCAGATGGCCAAGCTACCGCGCATGTTCTGGCCCAAGGCGGTGCCCTATGGCCTGGTGATCCAGCTGAACGAGCAAGGCGAGATCGTCCACAGCCTGCACGACACCAGCGGCACCCACCTGCGCATGATCACCTCGGCCAAGCCGGTGGGCGACTACCTCTACTTCGGCAGCCTGGACAACGACCGGATCGGCAAGCTGAAGATTCGCTGA
- the dapA gene encoding 4-hydroxy-tetrahydrodipicolinate synthase: MPVFSGIWVALVTPFNEGAVDYPALRRLARHLLDEGAAGLVACGTTGEAAALSTDEQLAVLDALLEVVPGERLVMGLAGNNLAELLSFQREVQRRPIAGVLVPAPYYIRPSQQGLLAWFGAIADASSVPVILYDIPYRTGVRLELATLRQLARHPRVVAIKDCGGNPETTLALIADGELDVLTGEDGQIFTTLCMGGRGAIAASAHIRTRDFVRLADCVARGELEAARGIFQSLQPLIRLAFAEPNPAPVKSLLAFEGLIRDELRSPMQCSSAGLLQALRTELA; this comes from the coding sequence ATGCCTGTGTTTTCCGGAATCTGGGTTGCCCTGGTAACCCCCTTCAACGAGGGTGCCGTCGACTATCCCGCCCTGCGCCGCCTGGCCCGCCACTTGCTGGACGAGGGCGCCGCCGGCCTGGTGGCCTGTGGTACCACCGGGGAAGCCGCCGCGCTATCGACGGACGAGCAACTGGCGGTGCTCGACGCTTTGCTCGAGGTGGTGCCCGGCGAACGCCTGGTGATGGGCCTGGCGGGCAACAACCTGGCCGAGTTGCTGAGCTTCCAGCGTGAGGTGCAGCGTCGACCCATCGCCGGCGTGCTGGTGCCCGCGCCTTACTACATCCGCCCCTCCCAGCAAGGCCTGCTGGCCTGGTTCGGCGCCATCGCCGACGCGTCGAGCGTGCCGGTGATCCTCTACGACATTCCCTACCGCACCGGCGTGCGCCTGGAACTGGCCACCCTGCGCCAGCTCGCCCGTCACCCCAGGGTGGTGGCGATCAAGGATTGCGGCGGCAACCCGGAAACCACCCTGGCGCTGATCGCCGATGGCGAGCTGGATGTGCTTACCGGCGAGGACGGGCAGATATTCACCACCCTGTGCATGGGCGGACGTGGCGCCATCGCCGCCTCGGCGCATATCCGCACCCGCGACTTCGTGCGCCTGGCAGATTGTGTCGCCCGAGGCGAACTCGAGGCCGCGCGGGGGATCTTCCAATCACTGCAACCCTTGATTCGCCTGGCATTCGCCGAGCCGAATCCCGCGCCGGTAAAGAGCCTGCTGGCTTTCGAGGGGCTGATCCGCGACGAGTTGCGTTCACCCATGCAGTGCAGTTCAGCCGGTTTGCTGCAGGCCTTGCGTACCGAACTGGCCTAG
- the rnd gene encoding ribonuclease D, with product MAIDIFWIRDDAALAEHCAVWRRLPFVALDTEFMRVDTFYPKAGLIQVGDGERAYLIDPLLIRDWSPFAELLEDPALLKVLHACSEDLEVFLRLTGALPQPLLDTQLAAGYLGIGYSMGYSRLVQAVLGIDLPKDETRSDWLQRPLTEMQIRYAAEDAQHLAELYTALEPRLTEPKRAWVLEDGAELVANLRREVIPEELYREAKLAWKLSRAQLAVLRELCAWREIEARQRDQPRNRILREHSLWPLARFQPDNLVALARIDDMHPRTVRQDGNTLLKLIREAAETPPEHWPEALPEPLPHEASPLLKQLRAVGQAEAERLGIAPELMLRKKHLEALLKSGYPDGPYSLPEGLRGWRRELMGQALLDTLATPGQ from the coding sequence GTGGCCATCGATATTTTCTGGATTCGCGACGACGCCGCGCTGGCCGAACATTGCGCCGTATGGCGGCGTCTGCCCTTCGTGGCCCTGGATACCGAGTTCATGCGGGTCGACACCTTCTACCCCAAGGCCGGCCTGATCCAGGTCGGTGACGGCGAGCGGGCGTACCTGATCGATCCCCTGCTGATCCGCGACTGGTCGCCTTTCGCCGAACTGCTGGAAGACCCGGCGCTGCTCAAGGTGCTGCACGCCTGCAGCGAGGACCTGGAAGTCTTCCTGCGCCTGACCGGCGCGCTGCCGCAACCGCTGCTGGATACGCAACTGGCCGCCGGCTACCTGGGCATCGGCTACTCCATGGGCTACTCGCGCCTGGTGCAGGCGGTGCTCGGCATCGACCTGCCCAAGGACGAGACGCGCTCCGACTGGCTGCAACGCCCCCTCACCGAGATGCAGATTCGCTACGCCGCCGAAGACGCGCAGCACCTGGCCGAGCTCTACACCGCCCTGGAACCGCGCCTGACCGAACCCAAGCGCGCCTGGGTGCTGGAGGATGGCGCCGAACTGGTGGCCAACCTGCGTCGCGAAGTCATTCCCGAAGAGCTCTACCGCGAAGCCAAGCTGGCCTGGAAGCTCTCCCGTGCCCAGCTCGCCGTGCTGCGAGAGCTGTGCGCCTGGCGCGAAATCGAAGCCCGACAGCGCGATCAGCCGCGCAACCGCATCCTGCGGGAACACAGCCTCTGGCCCCTGGCGCGCTTCCAGCCGGACAATCTCGTGGCCCTGGCGCGGATCGACGACATGCACCCGCGCACCGTGCGCCAGGACGGCAATACCCTGCTTAAATTGATCCGCGAGGCCGCCGAGACCCCGCCCGAGCATTGGCCCGAGGCCCTGCCCGAGCCGCTGCCCCACGAGGCCTCGCCGCTGCTCAAGCAACTGCGTGCCGTGGGCCAGGCCGAAGCCGAGCGCTTAGGCATCGCGCCGGAACTGATGCTGCGCAAGAAGCACCTGGAGGCCTTGCTCAAGAGCGGTTACCCGGACGGCCCCTACAGCCTGCCCGAGGGCCTGCGCGGCTGGCGCCGTGAACTGATGGGCCAGGCCCTGCTGGACACCCTGGCCACGCCCGGCCAATGA